A DNA window from Syngnathus typhle isolate RoL2023-S1 ecotype Sweden linkage group LG2, RoL_Styp_1.0, whole genome shotgun sequence contains the following coding sequences:
- the LOC133146844 gene encoding N-terminal EF-hand calcium-binding protein 1-like — protein MCSDSLALACGLKISGPPSTLLSIQRPHLSICPSFHPVQGVRMLACTEMITMCLQSAKQQHLSKQLQQECDYNHNRTASLFHDIFRRADKNDDGKLSLEEFQSYFNDGVLTDEQMQELYRSIDRQNADNMDIDKLSEYFSPHVGEYINVLSALEKLNVAILKAMDKTKEEYQGSSVLGQFVTRFLLRETSTQLQSLQSSLDCAMEAVHDQGCTNRRSVKKPEDLPIQRVSKRPARRIQKNMCLSPTDPYSGMLTTGVSVESDYHWGSQVDQLEQLIDKLECESPHLEPLKEDTLAGTYKSNILLVQRQMSVKECDVERFQNALKIYTESSSGQQNNLHISVQNLPDRSCFIMYEFWQDRLSWMSFLQSPISKSFQRCIIDSLEEQEIVSTMLLPASWWIMNNN, from the exons ATGTGTTCAGACAGCCTTGCCCTGGCCTGTGGTCTGAAGATAAG CGGACCTCCATCCACCCTATTAAGCATCCAGCGACCCCATCTATCCATTTGTCCATCTTTTCATCCGGTGCAAGGTGTGAGGATGCTGGCGTGTACAGAGATGATCACGATGTGTCTGCAATCTGCCAAGCAGCAACACCTCAGcaaacagctgcagcaggaatgTGACTATAACCACAACCGCACCGCATCCCTTTTCCACGAT ATATTTCGCCGGGCAGACAAAAATG ATGACGGGAAGCTGTCCTTGGAGGAGTTCCAGTCATACTTCAATGATGGTGTCCTCACAGACGAGCAGATGCAAGAGCTTTATCGCTCCATCGACAGGCAAAATGCAGA CAACATGGACATCGACAAACTGTCAG AGTACTTCAGTCCCCATGTGGGGGAATACATCAACGTGCTGTCTGCGCTTGAGAAGTTAAATGTGGCTATTTTAAAGGCAATGGATAAAACTAAAGAG GAGTATCAAGGCTCTTCTGTGCTGGGTCAGTTTGTGACACGCTTCCTGCTCAGGGAGACCTCCACCCAGCTGCAGTCCCTGCAATCATCACTAGACTGCGCCATGGAGGCTGTCCATGACCAAGGCTGCACAAACAGAAGGTCAGTGAAAAAGCCCGAGGACCTACCTATCCAGAGGGTCTCCAAACGTCCGGCCCGACGCATCCAGAAGAACATGTGTCTCTCTCCTACGGACCCTTACTCTGGCATGCTGACCACAG GGGTCAGTGTGGAGTCCGACTACCACTGGGGATCCCAAGTTGACCAACTGGAGCAGCTCATAGACAAGCTGGAGTGTGAG AGTCCACATCTTGAACCTCTCAAAGAAGACACTCTGGCGGGGACATATAAATCG AACATCCTCCTGGTCCAAAGACAAATGTCAGTGAAGGAGTGTGATGTGGAACGATTCCAGAATGCTCTGAAGATCTACACAGAATCCAGCAGCGGACAGCAAAACAACTTACA cATTTCAGTCCAGAACCTGCCTGACAGATCATGCTTTATCATGTATGAATTTTGGCAGGATCGTCTCTCCTGGATGAG CTTCCTGCAGTCGCCCATAAGTAAATCGTTCCAGCGCTGCATTATTGACTCACTGGAGGAGCAAGAGATCGTCTCTACCATGCTCCTTCCAG CTTCCTGGTGGATTATGAACAACAACTGA